Genomic segment of Myxococcus stipitatus:
GGGCCTCCAGGGCGGAGAACCCGCGGTTCACCAGCGTCAATCCATACAGCCCCCCGCCCACGGCGAGGATGAGCGTCAGCGCGCCCACCACGGCCAGTCCTCCCACCACCTCACGGCGCAAGCTCACGACGACATCTCCTCCAGAGTCCTTTGAGTCGGCTCCGAGCGCTGTTGTTCACCGGGGCTCACGCGGCAGCCCCTTGCCTCTTACAGCTCGGGTGGCGACACCTGTCCCGAGGCTGCCTGCCGCGGGCAAGAAGCAACCGCGAGGCCACCCGGCGGAGCGCGCAAGCTCCCGGAACCACGAGGAGGTGTCGCGCGGCACCGTGATGGACGCCGTTACAGTCGGGAGGCGTGGGTTACACCTGGAGCCGTCGGCGGAGACCGCTCGGGAGGCCGACCGCCAGGAGCGAAGGGCGTGCGACGTCATCGCGCGCGGGCGCACGTGGCGAGGTCTTCCCGGTGTGGAGGCGCGCGAAGACAGCGCGAAATTCATCGAGGGGGTGTGTCGATGTTTGTTATTCTTTGCGGCCCTCCCAGCTCATCGTGAGGTGCTCATTCCTGGAGCGTGTATGTCGAAATATGGCGTGCAGAAGGCCGAGCCGATGTGGGTGATTCGGATTCGCCTCATTCTCTTACATCTCGGCGCCCTCGCCGTGTTCTTCGTCCCCTTCCAGTGGGAGCTCGTCGCGCTGGCGGCCATCAGCTACTTCCCTCGCATCCTCGGGGTGGAGGCGGGCTACCACCGCTATTTCTCACATCGGTCCTTCAAGACGAGCCGGGTGTTTCAGTTCCTGATTGCGGTGCTGGGCTCCTCGTCCGGGCAGCGGGGGGTGCTGTGGTGGGCCGCGCACCACCGGGCGCATCACCGGCACACGGACACGGAAGAGGATGTGCACTCCCCGGTGCATGGCTTCTGGAAGTCACACATGGGCTGGCTGCTCGAGGAGAAGAACGCGGACACCCACCTGGACCATGTGGCTGACTTCGCGTGCTTCCCGGAGCTGCGGCTCATCAACAAGTATTACTACGTCCCCGCGCTGCTGCTGCTCGTGGGGCTGGGGGTGGCGGGCGCCATGGGATGGCTGGGGCCCGATATCAATGCCTGGCAGGCCGTGGTCTGGGGGTTCTTCCTGCCCACGGTGCTGGCGCTCCATTCCATCCTGGCGGTGAACTCCCTGGCACATGGCAACGGGCGCTGGGCCAGCTACCGGCGCTTCGCCACGCGGGACTTGTCTTTGAACAGCATCTGGCTGGCGCTGCCCAGCGTGGGGGCCGGGTGGCACAACAATCATCACCGCTTCAGCGCCAGCTCGCGGGCGGGGTTCACCTGGTACGAAGTGGACCTGAGCTATCTGTGGCTGAGGTCGCTCGCCGCCTTGCGCCTCATCTGGGAGCTGCGCCCCGTCCCCGCGGAAATCATGCGGCAAGGTGGACTGCTGGCGGAGGAGAAGCCCAAGGTCGACCAGACGATGGGCTGAGGCTTCGGGGCACCCGGGCCCCGCCTCGTGGTGGAGGCGGGGACCCCTGGGGAGGACTGCTAGGCGGAGGCGACCACGCTCCGCGGAGCACCCAGTCCCTGGACCCACTTCTCCACCTGCTCGAGGACAGGCTCGGGCTTGCGCACCCAGCGGAAGTGGTGGAACGCCTTCATCCCGTAGTCGCGGGCCTGGAGCTCCACCTGGGTCACCCGCGCCTGTGACAGCTTGCCGGCGAGGAAGTCCGCGCACGTCTTGGGCACCAGCGGGTCTCCGGACAGGGACAGAATCAGCACGGGCACCTGGAGCCGGGCCAGTGCGGCGTCGTAGTCCACCGTGTCCCCGACGACCTTGTAGCGGCCCGTGAGGGCTTCATGGGTCCAGTCGAGAATCATGTTCAGCGGCTGCCGGCCGCCGAAGCCCACCTTGTGGCCCGGGAAGTAGCCCAGCGTCTGGTCGATGGCGCGCACCAGGCGGATGCCCATGTGGCGCTTGAACTTCATCCCGGAGGGCATGGAGCCGTAGTAGTTGGAGCCGCCCGCCAGGACGATGACGCCATCCACCTGGCCGGGGTTCTGGCTGGCGTGGAGCAGCGCGAACTGGCCGCCCAGGCTGTGCCCCGCGACGATGAAGGGCTTGCCCGCCGCCTGCGCCTTGAGCTTGGGCAGGAGCGTGGCGAGGTCGACGTTGAGGACCTCCTTGTAGCCGAAGTTCTGCCGCTTCACGTCCTGGACGGAGCTCTGCTTCATGCCGCGCAGCTCCACCGTGGCCACGCGATAGCCCAGCTTCGCCCAGGACTCGGCGAGGCCCCGGTAGAACTCCACCCCCACCCCGAGCGCCGGCAGGAAGGCGATGACACCCTTCTCGCCAGGGGTCTGCTCTCCAAACCACTCGATGACTGTCTGGGTCTGGTCCGGGAGCTGTTCCTGTTGGGTCTTCATGCGCGCGCCTTCTTCCACGTCAGTCCGCATTGCACGTCATTCCCTCCAGCATCTTCTGGCCTTTCCAGACACGGTAGAGCGGATAGGGCGCCGTGAGGTACTGCAACTTCTCCTCCTGGAAGATTTTGTGGAGCTTTTGGAGGTTGTAGAAGGGGCAGCGCGGGTAGGAGTGGTGCTCCACGTGGTAGGTGATGTTCGCGCAGAACCAGCCCAGCAGGGGGTTGGCCACGGTGATGCTGTTCTTGCTCATGTCCCGGCGGCGCGAGTCTCCGCGGGGATAGAGCGTGATGGGCGCGTGCTCGTAGCCCCGGGTGATGGGATTGATGATGAGCACCACCACGGCCAAGGGCAGCCAGAAGATGTAGAGCAGCTTGATGGCCAGACCCATCTGGATGAGCACCACGTGGATGCCGGCCCAGATGCCCAGGTTGATGATCTGCTCCGTCACCACGGTGGCGCGCACCCGCAGGCCATAACGCGTGAGGGCGATGGTCGTGTACCACTGGTAATAGCGCCACAGGCGCAACCAGATGTCCTTGAGCTCCGCGGCGAAGTAGTACTCGTCCGGGTCTCTCTCCGGGTCCGCGATGTGCGAGTGGTGCCGCATGTGTGTCTCGCGGTTCACCGTGAAGGTCATGGTGAAGGTGGTGGCGTACAGCCGCCCCATCAGCCGGTTGAAGAAGTCGTTGCGGAAGCCGGTGCCGTGCATGCAGTCGTGGTGCAGCACGAACAGCGTGTAGAGACAGTGGCCCAGGAGCACCGACAGGCCGATGTTCGCCCAGAGGTTGTCCAGCACGAACTGCCCATACATGGCGGCGGCATACGTCAGGATGAAGGGGCTGGCGAAGAGCAGGTGCTTGACGCCATTGGGGCGGCACAGCGCCTTGATGTCCGTGTCCCGCTGAGGACAGAGCAGCCACTTCTGGGGCTCCGGACGCTTCTTGGCGACGGAGGCGTCCTTCGCGTCCTGTACGACGTCCATGGTTTCAACGACGGTTTCCTTCAGCATGGGTCCTCCTATTGGCTTGCGCGGTCGCTGCCCGGCTGTTGAGGATGAGCTGCGAGTCGAGGATGCGCTGCGCGTCAATCAGCTCGGTGCGTCCGAGGGTGTAGGTGAGCCACTCGTCGATATCCGCCGTGAGCCGCTCGGCGGTCTCCGCGCCGAGCACCCGCTTCATGTAGAGGGCGGTGTCCAACTGCTGCAGCGTCTGGGGCAGCTCCAGCGCGCTGGTGAAGGGGTCTTCCACCACGTGGGTGATGAGGCCCAGCTCCTGCGCCTCCTTGGCGGTGAGCAGCTCTCCGCTCAGCACCAGCCGCTTGGTGACCGTCATCCCCGCCAGGCCCTTGAGGTAGGAGAGGCCTCCCATGCCGGGGATGAGCCCGGACTTGATTTCCGGCAGGCCCACCTTGATGCCCTGGCGCACCAGCTGGAGGTCCGTGGCGAACAACGTCTCCAGGCCACCGCCCTGGGCGGTGCCATTCACCACCGCCACCACCAGCGCGTCCATCGTCGCCAGCAGGCGCAGCATCGTCCGGGCCTTGTCGGCGAAGCCCTTCAGCGCTTCCTTCTCCCCCATCGCCAGGCGGCGGAGGATTTCGTTGCGGTCGCCGCCGATGGAGAAGTAGTCGCCGAAGTGCGCCAGGTAGACGATGCGCTTGTGAATCACCTCCGGCGCCAGCTCGCTCAGGCGTTGGAAGGTGGTGCACAGGTCGCCCAACAGCTCGTCCGTGAGGACGTTGGCGGGCGGGTTGTCGAAGAACAGCCAGAGGTTGTCGCGCGTGTCCTGGTAGAGCGCGAGCTGGCGTGAGCGGGGCAGGGCTCCGCCCGCCGTGGTGTTCAGGTCCAGCGGGCGCAGGTGTCCTTCCAGGGCGCGGGGGAGCTGGCGCTTGTGGGCCTCCTCCTGCCGCACCGGGCGGCGCTCGGAGGCCACCTTCACCTCGCCGTCGCTCCACGCCACGAAGACCTGCTGACTGCCCAGGGAGGGCAGCGTCGGGTCCGCGGGGATGAGGGGCGAGGCGACCTCGAAGCCCTCGTCCTTCATGAGCGCGGTCCAGCCCGCGCTGGAGACCAGCGGCGAGTCCGGGAGCCGCTCATGTCCGTCCACCGCGCCCCACCAGCCCGGGAGCAGACCGAACGTGTAGGTCGAGAACTCCTGCACGTCGACGCTCTCGTTGAGCACCAGCGCTCCGCCGGGCCGCAGGAGCTTCTTCACGTGCCGCAGCGTCGTGTGCAGCTCGCGCGTGGCGTGGAGGACGTTGGTGGCCACCACCACGTCGAACTCCTCGTCCAGCCCCTGGGCCTGGGGCGCCGTGTTGACGTCCAGCAGGCTGAAGCGCAGCGAGGGATGCTGAGGGCCCAGCCGGTTCCGGGCCTCGGCCAGGAGCTTGTCCCAGACGTCCGTGTAGCGGTACTCGCACGGCACACCCGCGCCCGCGAGCTCCCGCAGGATCTCCACCGTGGTGGACCCCGTCCCGGCGCCCACCTCGAGGATGCGCAAGGGGCGCTCGCCCCGGGAGGCCGCCAGTCCCAGCACGGCCCTGGACACCGCCTGGTTGTAGAAGCGCGACAGCTCGCTCTCGCCGTACACGGAGCGCACCAGCTCCACGCTGCCTCCGGGGAAGACCACGTGGGCCGCGGGCTTCTTGCCGGCGAGGATGAGCGGGTAGGCGTCGAGGCAGGCCTGCAACAGCGGCAGCATGTGCCGCAGGGGCGGGTGTGCCTGGGCCAGCGCGGCGGTGGCCTCGTTGAAGGGCTGCGAGCCCAGCCCCTCGGCGTCCGCCAGGCCCGGCAGCTTCAGCAGGGCCTGCGCCAGCCGCGCGTGTTCGCGCGCGAGGCTCCCCGCGCGGACCGCTTCATCCACCGGGACGGCCTTCCCTCCCAGCAGCCCCAGCTCTCTCAGCACCTGCGCGACGCGGCGGCGGGCCAGGGGCAGCAGCGCGTCCATGGCCTCTTGCATCTGGGCGAACGCGGGCCGGAACGCGGCGGTGACCTCGGTGGTGAGGGCCCGCGGAGGTGCCGCCACCGCGCTCGGGCGGGCGCTCCGGGCAAGCCCCCACTCCCAGCTCGCGCCCAGCTCATCCAGCACCGTGTCCTCGGCGGCGAGGATGGCGGCCTGCTCCCAGCCGGCCGCGAGCACCTGCTCCAGCGCGGCGAAGGCCTCCGCCGCGCGCAGGCCGTGGATGCCCTGGCGCGCGAGCAGGGTGCGGTAGATGTCGTTGGCCACCGCGCCCACTTCGCTCCAGTAGCCCCAGTTGATGACCACCACGCGGTGGCTCCGCCGGGCCCTCAGCGCGGAGGCGTAGCCGTCCAGGAAGGTGCTGGCGGCGGCGTAGTTGCCCTGCGAGACGTTGCCGACGAAGGACTGGATGGACGAGAAGAACAGCAGGAAGTCCAGCTCGAGCCCCTCGGTGGCGCGCGCCAGCGCCTGGGTGCCGGCCACCTTGGGCGCCAGCACCCGCGCGAAGGCCGCCTCGTCCAGGTCCACCAGCCGCTTGTCCTCGAGCACCATGGCCGAGTGAACCACGCCATGCAGCGCGCCCCACCGCGCGCGCACCTGCTGGAGTGCCTCCGCCATGGCGGACGCGTCCTCCACGGAGGCCTGCACGTAGAGCACCTGCTCGCCGTACTCGCCCTCTTCGGAGAGCTGGCGCCGCAGCTCGTCGGAGAGCGGGCGACGCCCCGACACCGCGACGCGCGCGTTGCAGGTGCGCCGCAGGTGGCGCAGGAACTCCATGCCCACGCCGCCCGCGCCGCCGACGATGAAGTACACGCCGTCCTTGCGCAGGGGCACCGGCTCGGACGCGGGGGGCTTCGCGCTCAAGAGGCGCCGCTCATACAGCCGCCCCGCGCGCAGCGCGCGCAGCTCCCTCGGCCGCGAGCCCACCTGCTCCACGCGCTCCACGTCCTCGCGCCCCATGTCCTCGCGCTCCAGGTCCACCTGGGACACGCGCACGGCGGGGTACTCGCGTGAGAGCGACTGGAGCAGGCCCCACAGGCCGTGGCTCGCCTCCTCGGCGGGAGTCTCCCGATGGATGGAGTAGCCACGGACGCTCAGGGCCTTGAGCACCAGCGGAGACTGGAGCCGCCCGCTCGCCACCAGCGCGCGAACCAGGGGAATCGCCGAGGCGTGCCCCAGCCCCACCAGCCAGACCTCATCGCAGCGCAGCCCTTGCTCGAGCGCCGCGATGAAGCGCGTCACGGCCTGCGTGCCTCCCTCGGAGGCCGCGTTGAAGCAGCGGAGGGGGCCCAGGTGCTCCGCGAGCTTCGCGGACAGCCCGCTGGCGTGCGTGTCACCCACCAGCGCGATGGACTGACTCCCGCGCGCGCGCTCGCCCTCGCTCACTGGCAGCCAGCGAGGCACCCAGACCTGGGGCGTGGTCGCGGAGGGCGGCCTGGCGACGGGCGCGGGCTCGTCGCGCCGAGGCGCGGGGGCCGTCTCGCCTGTCCCCGCCAGGTGCGGGTACTTCTCTCGCAGGTAGCCCGCGAGCGCCGTGGCGGTGGAGCGCTCGAAGAGCAGCGTGGGGTAGAGCTGGACCTTCAGCTCCTTCTCCATGGCCTCGGAGATTTCGAGCAGCGCGACGGAGTCCAGACCCAGGTCGAAGAAGGACTTGTCCGCGTCCGCGTCGGACCACTCCACCTGTCCATGCCGCGTCACCAGCGAGGCGATGAGCGACACGAGCGAGTCGCCCCCGGCCTCGGCGGGCGCGGTGGGAGGCGCCTCGGCGCGAGGCGCGGCGGGCACCAGCTGGAGGACTGGCGAGGGGACCGCGCCCGCGCGGGCGAGCAGGCGCCGGATGCTCTCGAGCGAGCGCACGCGCTTGACGCCGAACCTGCCCATGCGCACGAGCGGCTGGCCATCCATCCCGTAGATGGCGAAGGAGTGCGAGAGCACCTCCCGCCCGGCGATGTCCGCGTCGGGGCGCTCCACGAGCACGCGCACCTGCCGGTGCCCCTTGAGCGAGCGGGCGCGGAACTCATCGATGGCGAAGGGGATGAAGAGCGCGGCCTCGTCCAGCCGCTCGCGCAGATGGAACAGCGGGACGATGGTGGAGCAGTCGAGGAAGACGGGGTGCAGCATGAAGTCCGCGGCGCGCGCGGAGGCCCGCTCTCCCAGCGACACCGTGCCCACGAAGCCGCCCGGGAGCAGTGGCGCGACCTCTCCCAGGCACTTCATGAAGCTCTCGTGGAAGATGCCGATGTGGCGCGTGACGGAGTAGCAGGCGTCCAGGTCGATAGGCTCGCCCAGGAAGCGGTGCAGGTCCGACGGCAGCGGCGGCAGGTCCAGGGGGCCCGCATGCCGGTAGACACACGTCATGTGGGACGTCACCTTGTCGGACAGGGGCTGGTCGCCCTTCCAGGGGACGCTGGTGACGCTGACGCGCCCGTGGTCTCCCTGGTGCTCCACCGTCACGGTGAGCTTGCGGTCCATCTCCGCGTTGGTGACCACCGGCTCGTGGAAGAGGATGTCGCGCAGGACCAGTGAGTCGGTGTCGATGCGGGCCGCCGACAGCACCTTGTAGGTGGCGTCGAGCATGGACACCCCGGGGAGGATGTGGATGTCCTGCACCCGGTGCTCGGAGACCAGCGGGTCGGTGTCGCGCACCAACAGCTTGCTGCTGATTCGTACCGCCCTCATGACATGCTCCTGTCGACCTGCTCGAACTCCTCGATGCTCACGCCCTCGAGCTCCAGCAGCCCGTCCCCGATGGAGGCGGGGACGGAGATGGACGGCGGCGTGGGGCGGGTGGCGTGCCAGGCGAAGACCCTGGCGCTGTCGGGGATGGGGCGGCGTGCCGCCTCCAGGTCCTGGGGTCGCACGGCCTGCTCGGGGCGCTCACCCAGGATGAGGTGGACGTTCGTCTTGCCGAAGCCGAACGAGCTGATGCCGGCGCGCCGAGGGCCGGAGGACACCTCCCAGGCCTGGGCTTCGCGCTGGGGGTGGAAGGGCGTGCGGTCGAACTCGAAGCGCGGGTTGACCTGCTCGCAGTGCAGCGTGGGGACGAGCGTGCGGTGGTGCAGACAGAGCGCCACCTTGATGAGGCTCGCCACGCCCGCGGCCGACAGCAGGTGCCCGAAGTTCGTCTTCACGCTGCCGATGGCGCAGCGCTCGGGTGGCTCGTGCGCGAAGGCGCGGGCCAGGGCGCGAAGCTCGATGGGGTCGCCAATCATCGTCCCCGTGCCGTGGGCCTCCACGTAGGAGATGCTCCGAGGAGACAGGCCCGCGTTGCCCAGGGCGCGGGTGATGACGTCCACCTGTCCGTCCACTCCCGGCGTGGTGACGCCCAGCGTGCTGCCGTCGTTGTTCATCGCGCCGCCGTCCAGCACGGCGTAGATGGGGTCTCCATCCGCCAGGGCCCGGTCCAGGGGCTTGAGCAGGACGCAGCCCACGCCCTCGCCGGGGACGAAGCCGTTGGCGCGCGCGTCGAACGTGCGGCATCGCCCGTCGGGAGACAGCGCGTGGGCGGCGCTCAGGAACTGGTACACCTTCTCCTCGAGCAGCACCTCCACGCCGCCCGCGATGGCGAGCTCCGAGTCGCCGCTGCGCAGGCTCTGACACGCCAGATGCACGGCCGCGAGCGACGAGGAGCACGCCGAGTCCAGCACGAAGCTGGGCCCGCGCAGGTCCAGCAGGTGGGAGACATACGCGGAGATGAAGTTCTGCCCGATGCCGGAGACGCTGTGCTTGCCGGGGACGGCGATGCGCTCGGCGTAGCTGCCGGAGCGTGCCCCGGCGAAGACGCCCACGCGCTTGCCCTTGAGTCCCTCGCGCTCATAGGGCGAGTCGAGCACCGCCGCCAGGCTGCACTCGGTGAACAGGCGGATGAGCGGGTCGATGCTCGCGGCCTCCTCGGCGCTGACGCCGAAGAGGGTGGGGTCCAGCCACTCGATGCCTTGGATGAAGCCGCCCCATTGGCTGACGGACTTGCCCGGCTGATGCTGGGATGAGTAGTGCGCGCGGGTGTCCCAGCGCGAGCTGGGGACCTGGCTCACGCAATCCTTGCCCGAGACCAGGTTGCGCCAGAAGGTCTCCTTGTCCGGCGCCTCGGGGAAGTGACACGCCATGCCGATGATGGCCACCCGGAAGGGCCCATCGGACTTGCTCGTCGCGACCGGGGCGACGGCGATGGGCGCGGCGGGCTCCGGTGCGGGCGGCGGCGGTGCGGCGAGGACTTCCGCGGGGGCCAGCGTCGCGAGGTAGCGCGTCACCTCCGCGAGTGTCCCCGCGCGGATGACGGCCTCGGGGTCCACCGTGCGGCCGA
This window contains:
- a CDS encoding fatty acid desaturase family protein — translated: MLKETVVETMDVVQDAKDASVAKKRPEPQKWLLCPQRDTDIKALCRPNGVKHLLFASPFILTYAAAMYGQFVLDNLWANIGLSVLLGHCLYTLFVLHHDCMHGTGFRNDFFNRLMGRLYATTFTMTFTVNRETHMRHHSHIADPERDPDEYYFAAELKDIWLRLWRYYQWYTTIALTRYGLRVRATVVTEQIINLGIWAGIHVVLIQMGLAIKLLYIFWLPLAVVVLIINPITRGYEHAPITLYPRGDSRRRDMSKNSITVANPLLGWFCANITYHVEHHSYPRCPFYNLQKLHKIFQEEKLQYLTAPYPLYRVWKGQKMLEGMTCNAD
- a CDS encoding acyl-CoA desaturase; this translates as MSKYGVQKAEPMWVIRIRLILLHLGALAVFFVPFQWELVALAAISYFPRILGVEAGYHRYFSHRSFKTSRVFQFLIAVLGSSSGQRGVLWWAAHHRAHHRHTDTEEDVHSPVHGFWKSHMGWLLEEKNADTHLDHVADFACFPELRLINKYYYVPALLLLVGLGVAGAMGWLGPDINAWQAVVWGFFLPTVLALHSILAVNSLAHGNGRWASYRRFATRDLSLNSIWLALPSVGAGWHNNHHRFSASSRAGFTWYEVDLSYLWLRSLAALRLIWELRPVPAEIMRQGGLLAEEKPKVDQTMG
- a CDS encoding alpha/beta hydrolase family protein; this translates as MKTQQEQLPDQTQTVIEWFGEQTPGEKGVIAFLPALGVGVEFYRGLAESWAKLGYRVATVELRGMKQSSVQDVKRQNFGYKEVLNVDLATLLPKLKAQAAGKPFIVAGHSLGGQFALLHASQNPGQVDGVIVLAGGSNYYGSMPSGMKFKRHMGIRLVRAIDQTLGYFPGHKVGFGGRQPLNMILDWTHEALTGRYKVVGDTVDYDAALARLQVPVLILSLSGDPLVPKTCADFLAGKLSQARVTQVELQARDYGMKAFHHFRWVRKPEPVLEQVEKWVQGLGAPRSVVASA
- a CDS encoding SDR family NAD(P)-dependent oxidoreductase yields the protein MRAVRISSKLLVRDTDPLVSEHRVQDIHILPGVSMLDATYKVLSAARIDTDSLVLRDILFHEPVVTNAEMDRKLTVTVEHQGDHGRVSVTSVPWKGDQPLSDKVTSHMTCVYRHAGPLDLPPLPSDLHRFLGEPIDLDACYSVTRHIGIFHESFMKCLGEVAPLLPGGFVGTVSLGERASARAADFMLHPVFLDCSTIVPLFHLRERLDEAALFIPFAIDEFRARSLKGHRQVRVLVERPDADIAGREVLSHSFAIYGMDGQPLVRMGRFGVKRVRSLESIRRLLARAGAVPSPVLQLVPAAPRAEAPPTAPAEAGGDSLVSLIASLVTRHGQVEWSDADADKSFFDLGLDSVALLEISEAMEKELKVQLYPTLLFERSTATALAGYLREKYPHLAGTGETAPAPRRDEPAPVARPPSATTPQVWVPRWLPVSEGERARGSQSIALVGDTHASGLSAKLAEHLGPLRCFNAASEGGTQAVTRFIAALEQGLRCDEVWLVGLGHASAIPLVRALVASGRLQSPLVLKALSVRGYSIHRETPAEEASHGLWGLLQSLSREYPAVRVSQVDLEREDMGREDVERVEQVGSRPRELRALRAGRLYERRLLSAKPPASEPVPLRKDGVYFIVGGAGGVGMEFLRHLRRTCNARVAVSGRRPLSDELRRQLSEEGEYGEQVLYVQASVEDASAMAEALQQVRARWGALHGVVHSAMVLEDKRLVDLDEAAFARVLAPKVAGTQALARATEGLELDFLLFFSSIQSFVGNVSQGNYAAASTFLDGYASALRARRSHRVVVINWGYWSEVGAVANDIYRTLLARQGIHGLRAAEAFAALEQVLAAGWEQAAILAAEDTVLDELGASWEWGLARSARPSAVAAPPRALTTEVTAAFRPAFAQMQEAMDALLPLARRRVAQVLRELGLLGGKAVPVDEAVRAGSLAREHARLAQALLKLPGLADAEGLGSQPFNEATAALAQAHPPLRHMLPLLQACLDAYPLILAGKKPAAHVVFPGGSVELVRSVYGESELSRFYNQAVSRAVLGLAASRGERPLRILEVGAGTGSTTVEILRELAGAGVPCEYRYTDVWDKLLAEARNRLGPQHPSLRFSLLDVNTAPQAQGLDEEFDVVVATNVLHATRELHTTLRHVKKLLRPGGALVLNESVDVQEFSTYTFGLLPGWWGAVDGHERLPDSPLVSSAGWTALMKDEGFEVASPLIPADPTLPSLGSQQVFVAWSDGEVKVASERRPVRQEEAHKRQLPRALEGHLRPLDLNTTAGGALPRSRQLALYQDTRDNLWLFFDNPPANVLTDELLGDLCTTFQRLSELAPEVIHKRIVYLAHFGDYFSIGGDRNEILRRLAMGEKEALKGFADKARTMLRLLATMDALVVAVVNGTAQGGGLETLFATDLQLVRQGIKVGLPEIKSGLIPGMGGLSYLKGLAGMTVTKRLVLSGELLTAKEAQELGLITHVVEDPFTSALELPQTLQQLDTALYMKRVLGAETAERLTADIDEWLTYTLGRTELIDAQRILDSQLILNSRAATAQANRRTHAEGNRR